One region of Mangifera indica cultivar Alphonso chromosome 3, CATAS_Mindica_2.1, whole genome shotgun sequence genomic DNA includes:
- the LOC123211482 gene encoding UDP-glucose 6-dehydrogenase 1-like codes for MVKICCIGAGYVGGPTMAVIALKCPKIEVTVVDISVPRITAWNSDQLPIYEPGLDEVVKQCRGKNLFFSTDVEKHVSEADIIFVSVNTPTKTQGLGAGKAADLTYWESAARMIADVSKSDKIVVEKSTVPVKTAEAIEKILTHNSKEIKYQILSNPEFLAEGTAIQDLFNPDRVLIGGRETPDGQKAIQALKDVYAHWVPEDRIITTNLWSAELSKLAANAFLAQRISSVNAMSALCEATGADVTQVSHAVGKDSRIGPKFLNASVGFGGSCFQKDILNLIYICECNGLTEVANYWKQVIKVNDYQKNRFVNRIVSSMFNTVSGKKIAVLGFAFKKDTGDTRETPAIDVCKGLLGDKACLSIYDPQVTEDQIRRDLTMKKFDWDHPIHLQPASPSVVKQVSVVWDAYQATKDAHGVCILTEWDEYKTLDYQKIYDNMQKPAFIFDGRNILDAAKLREIGFIVYSIGKSLDPWLKDTVAMA; via the coding sequence atggtGAAGATCTGTTGCATTGGAGCTGGCTATGTTGGGGGCCCAACCATGGCAGTTATCGCTCTCAAATGCCCCAAGATTGAAGTAACTGTTGTGGACATATCTGTTCCTCGGATCACAGCCTGGAACAGCGATCAGCTTCCCATTTATGAACCTGGTCTTGATGAGGTGGTGAAGCAGTGCAGAGGGAAGAACCTCTTCTTCAGTACTGACGTTGAGAAACATGTCTCAGAGGcagatataatttttgtttcagtCAACACCCCAACAAAAACTCAAGGGCTTGGCGCTGGCAAAGCTGCAGACCTCACATATTGGGAGAGTGCAGCTAGAATGATAGCTGATGTATCGAAGTCCGACAAGATTGTTGTTGAGAAATCGACAGTGCCTGTGAAAACAGCCGAGGCAATTGAAAAAATCTTGACTCACAATAGCAAGGAAATCAAATATCAGATTCTCTCAAACCCAGAATTTCTCGCTGAGGGTACGGCCATTCAGGACCTTTTTAACCCTGACAGGGTTCTCATTGGAGGTAGAGAAACCCCTGATGGACAAAAGGCAATTCAAGCATTGAAAGATGTTTATGCTCATTGGGTGCCTGAAGACAGGATCATCACAACCAATCTGTGGTCAGCTGAGCTATCCAAGCTTGCTGCTAATGCCTTCTTGGCTCAAAGAATTTCTTCAGTTAATGCAATGTCAGCTCTCTGTGAGGCTACCGGTGCGGATGTGACTCAGGTTTCTCATGCTGTTGGTAAGGACTCAAGAATCGGACCCAAGTTTCTAAATGCAAGTGTTGGTTTCGGTGGCTCTTGCTTTCAGAAAGATATACTAAATTTGATATACATCTGTGAGTGCAATGGCCTCACAGAAGTTGCTAACTACTGGAAACAAGTTATTAAGGTGAATGACTACCAAAAGAATCGTTTCGTGAACCGTATTGTTTCTTCGATGTTTAATACAGTTTCAGGTAAGAAGATTGCTGTTCTCGGGTTTGCCTTTAAGAAGGATACAGGTGACACAAGGGAAACTCCAGCTATAGATGTCTGCAAGGGGCTGCTGGGCGACAAGGCTTGCCTGAGCATATATGATCCGCAAGTGACAGAGGATCAAATCCGAAGGGATCTCACAATGAAAAAGTTTGATTGGGATCATCCAATTCACCTCCAGCCAGCAAGCCCCTCTGTTGTGAAACAAGTGAGCGTGGTTTGGGATGCATATCAGGCAACAAAGGATGCTCATGGGGTCTGCATTCTCACCGAGTGGGATGAATACAAGACGCTGGATTATCAAAAGATTTATGATAACATGCAGAAACCTGCATTCATTTTCGATGGGCGAAACATTCTGGATGCCGCAAAGCTGAGGGAGATTGGATTCATAGTTTACTCAATTGGGAAATCATTGGATCCATGGCTCAAAGACACAGTTGCAATGGCATAA